In the genome of Caenorhabditis elegans chromosome IV, the window ttggcgGAATAATTGACGGAAACAGTATTGTTGCCGTTTGgatcaaaaactatttcgaAAAAGAATCCCTGCGGACTTTGTGAATTCGGGCAAAAACTATTTTAGCCTAGTGTAAATCAAGATTATAAAGCTAAAACGTTTTTAAGCTTTTGCATGCACTTTTTAAGTTCAAGTATTTATTTTGCTATTTAGCAATTTGGATACttgggaaaaaaagaaaattaataaaaatgagatAGAAGAAGGCAAGGTGAAACGGGAAGAGTAGAAGAATCACGAGAGAATCGTCATGGAAACGAGCATTCCATGTCTCTCAATGTTCAATACTCTCTCAATTGCCTACGCTTTTAGCTCTCGGAGCAGGAGACCTCAATCGAAAACGGAAAATTGGTAATGAGCAGGTCGAGATGAAGAACGAATGAAAAAGGGATAGAAGACAAAGTGGGAAAAACAACTTTATTTAAACTGTAATATTTATTgtttgtgtttaaaaattatggaaaatacTTTAATTATAATCACAGTAAGAAATGGCACATTATTTTAAGaaacaatataaattttattaaataaattgaaacaaaattttattagaaaaccacttcattaaaaatatcttAAGATCAATTGATCTGAATCATTTTCCAGTGTGAAGTCGATGACAAGGGGCTTTCGATGACAGTTCCCAATTCTTCAGCTCGGTGTAAATTCCAGAAAGCATTTTCGAATTGTTCTGAATACTTTAATCAATTAAAGTaagaattaataaaatttaccGCTGCAGTGATCTTTTTTGTATTAAGTacttcattcatttttgtcaaCTTTGCAGAGACAAGAAGATATCCAAATCGATGCCCTTGTCCACACATTTTATCAATTGCTTCTTTGTTTTTAACTCTCAATTCATCAGCAATTAATCCAGTCTGAACAGATTGAGTTAAAGTTTAGGTATCACTAGTTGgggaaacattaatttttaattataaaatttgtttaaaagtttagAGCTTAGAGCTTGCAAATCAACTGTGCCTATTGTAGTTggcagaattttcaattgaacttACATGTTTTCTTAGTAACTTACATTTCTGAGCTCTTGAATCCGTTGTTGCAAGGatgggaaaaatgttttcagttgtTCGAAAGcttgctgaaaaataacttCATTTATAAGATCActctttctaattttctaattttattgtttGCTGAATCCctcaaaaacttacatcatCAGTCAAATTCGATAGTTCTGCAAATTCAACTTCTTGTTTGACAACTGGTAAAAACAATGCAAGATCATATTGAAATCGTTCAAATGGCATAAGAATATTATCCGCTGATAAAACAACATTGATGATCAAGAAGAgtggaaaaaggaagaaagGGACGACGGATTTCATCTTTTAGTCGGCAATGAGAATGAAGATAGAGAATGGTATGGATAAGCAATTCGAAAGGTAATTAGGATTTGATGAAAGATTCAGGATTCGCTTATCAAGAAGAACAAGAAAGCATTTAATTAGGAGAATAAAGATTAAACGAATCAGGTATAGGTTGTATGATCatgatgtttttgttttcgaatACGATAGGCTATCAACATTTGAAGATATAATGGGACACacttaaataaattaaataaaatccgatttcattttttggaacgaacgacgatttttgagattaacactacttcaaaaatgttgtgaTGCAACCTGATAATGCACAGAAAATGATGATGTCTCAgtcaaatttcaggtttttgagTAGGATTTAAAGAGTCTTATGAGTGATGCCGGtttctttggaaaattatcTGTAACCTGGCTAAacaagaaaatatcaaaaaacttaaagCTGATAAAATGTGGCAAATACACTTAAATATAGCAAATGGAGAATACGTACTACAAACTGAGAGGGTGCAGAGAAAACTTTACAGATCGACTTTTTCTAGTTCCGAGTGAACGCAGATTAATCTTTCGTAGAGACCTATTTGGAAAGTACTTTGCAAGTGACTTAAATATGTTTCATACGAAAGTCTAAAAGTCAGCAGAAATAATCTTCATGCAAGTTTTTTAGCCGAAACAATATTCaatattgtgaaattttaagaaaaaagcaaattcgaaaatattgcACTACAGTGAGTATATTTATGTAGTGGAAAGATAGTCCAACATCTCATTGCATTGGAGGAAAAGTATCAATCTAGCTAGATTTCAACTGGCCAACATGTTCAACCAGTACAGTACCTCCAATAAGAAACTAATGATTCTCTTATACAAAACTTTCATCCGCCCTCGTTTAGAATATGGAACAGTAGTGTCTTCTCcgacaaaaaaatcggatgAGAAAGCAATAGAGTCTGTACAAAACGCATTCACTAGGCGCCTTTATAGTAGAATCAAAAAAAGATATATTAATCCAACTGATAAAGATTACAAAACTGCCATGGAACGTAACGAACTATTCGATTTCCAAACCTTAAGCACGAGACGTAAAATAATTGACAGAATCCAAGTAATCAGAATGAATAATGGTAAATTAGACTTAAAAACATCTGAGTTTTTTGAGCAACAAGAGACCCACACTCGTTCTAAAAAGAAATATATCTGGAGCACAGGAAAATCTAAACTTAGGAGACACTTTTTTGTCAACAGAACACTACACACAATGAAGCAACACTGATCTAATGTTACCTTATCCTCACTTCTATCCATCATTTATTCTTGCCTTTTATACATCGTTATTTGcgttttttgcttcttctccaatgtagccattatttttttctcatctctttttatttttgttccatttttat includes:
- the Y11D7A.5 gene encoding DUF148 domain-containing protein (Confirmed by transcript evidence) codes for the protein MKSVVPFFLFPLFLIINVVLSADNILMPFERFQYDLALFLPVVKQEVEFAELSNLTDDQAFEQLKTFFPSLQQRIQELRNTGLIADELRVKNKEAIDKMCGQGHRFGYLLVSAKLTKMNEVLNTKKITAANNSKMLSGIYTELKNWELSSKAPCHRLHTGK